One segment of Solanum lycopersicum chromosome 1, SLM_r2.1 DNA contains the following:
- the LOC109119341 gene encoding uncharacterized protein — translation MIRDRLAIAYSRQKSYVDNRKRALEFEKVGNVAYDLKLPNDMACVHPVFYVPILKKFPGDTTSILPVEGLGVDENIYYDEVPVEILDRQVKWMKNKKVATVKVLWTNHLDEGAT, via the exons ATGATCAGGGATAGATTGGCTATTGCTTACAGTCGTCAAAAATCCTATGTTGATAATAGGAAGAGGGCTCTTGAATTCGAA AAAGTAGGGAATGTTGCCTATGACTTGAAGTTACCAAATGACATGGCTTGTGTTCATCCAGTGTTTTATGTTCCGATTCTTAAGAAGTTTCCAGGTGATACAACATCCATCCTGCCTGTTGAGGGGTTAGGAGTCGATGAGAACATTTATTATGACGAGGTTCcagttgaaattttagatcgccaagtgaAGTGGATGAAGAACAAGAAGGTGGCgaccgtaaaggtgttatggacgAACCACCTTGATGAGGGAGCAACAtag